Proteins encoded together in one Thalassotalea crassostreae window:
- a CDS encoding DUF445 domain-containing protein — MNKSFITNVIAFIIASCGYYFSHDIIFSIGVFALSGAITNALAIHMLFEKVPFLYGSGVIPARFEDFKGGIRELMMEQFFTDENIDKFLSEQSGGAAHFNLTPIIEKVDLEPAFNSLVKTIEESSFAAMLSMFGGSEALMPLKSSFIEKMKTSLVDITESDKFNELVRNELEQPNVVESLRDKVTDIINKRLEELTPALVKEIIQQMIRKHLGWLVVWGGVFGGAIGFLAAFLNV, encoded by the coding sequence GTGAACAAAAGTTTTATCACTAACGTCATTGCTTTTATCATAGCCAGCTGCGGTTACTATTTTAGTCACGACATTATTTTTTCCATTGGTGTTTTTGCTTTATCAGGTGCAATAACAAATGCCTTAGCTATTCATATGTTATTTGAAAAAGTACCGTTTCTTTATGGCTCTGGTGTTATCCCTGCTCGTTTTGAAGATTTTAAAGGTGGTATTCGAGAATTAATGATGGAGCAATTTTTTACCGATGAAAATATTGATAAGTTCTTATCTGAACAAAGTGGTGGTGCCGCTCATTTTAATTTAACGCCAATTATCGAAAAGGTTGATTTAGAGCCTGCGTTCAATTCCCTGGTAAAAACCATAGAAGAGTCTTCGTTCGCTGCTATGCTGTCGATGTTTGGTGGCAGTGAGGCATTAATGCCGCTAAAAAGTTCTTTTATTGAGAAAATGAAAACATCATTGGTTGATATCACTGAGTCAGATAAATTTAATGAATTAGTGCGTAATGAATTAGAACAGCCAAACGTGGTTGAAAGTCTGCGTGATAAAGTCACCGATATCATCAATAAGCGTCTCGAAGAACTAACTCCAGCACTAGTTAAAGAAATAATTCAACAGATGATCCGTAAGCATCTTGGATGGTTAGTTGTTTGGGGAGGTGTTTTTGGTGGTGCAATCGGCTTTTTGGCTGCATTTTTAAACGTATAA
- a CDS encoding APC family permease: MSSEDLIRTLSKREVLVLAIGAMIGWSWVIMTGIWLTSAGTVGAILAFIVGGFAILLISLTYAELVSAMPKVGGEHVYTERAFGRTGSFICTWAIIMAYITVPAFESAALPTAIEYLFPQLKAGYLWSVFEADVYISYAIIGVIASIAITIINYVGIKFMAVVQTTITAGFLIIGWMFMMGIFTDFNLTYVTPLFVDGHKGFFAVLAMIPALMIGFDVIPQSAEEINLKPKSIGKLLVFSVAIAVVWYCLITLGTALAMTSDELSSSFMATADAHANVWQGQWAGNLTVLGGIAGIITSWNAFVLGGSRAIYALAKSGHLPSAFAKLHPKYKTPYVAIIFIGCLCVISPFFGRTILVWLINSGSFAVVIGYGMVAYAFLKLRQKEPDMPRPFRVKNGKFVGYMALIVSLSLGWIYLPWGPSALLWPYEWAMVIAWFSLGLLFFVWAKVSRAKAKSDSLAK; this comes from the coding sequence ATGTCGAGCGAAGATTTAATTCGCACCTTATCAAAAAGAGAAGTACTAGTCTTAGCCATCGGTGCAATGATTGGCTGGAGCTGGGTTATTATGACCGGTATTTGGTTAACGTCTGCAGGTACAGTTGGGGCTATACTCGCTTTTATTGTCGGCGGCTTCGCTATTTTATTAATCAGTTTAACCTACGCTGAACTTGTTTCTGCTATGCCGAAGGTTGGTGGAGAACACGTATATACCGAAAGAGCGTTTGGACGAACTGGATCATTTATTTGTACTTGGGCGATAATTATGGCCTATATTACCGTACCTGCATTTGAATCTGCCGCACTTCCTACTGCAATAGAATATTTATTTCCGCAGTTAAAAGCGGGGTATTTATGGTCGGTCTTTGAGGCAGATGTTTATATCAGTTACGCCATTATTGGGGTTATCGCTTCCATCGCAATTACCATCATAAATTACGTTGGCATTAAATTTATGGCGGTTGTGCAAACCACAATAACCGCCGGATTCTTAATTATTGGTTGGATGTTTATGATGGGCATCTTTACCGACTTTAACCTAACCTATGTGACCCCTTTATTTGTCGATGGCCATAAAGGTTTTTTCGCCGTGTTAGCAATGATACCAGCATTAATGATTGGGTTTGACGTGATCCCGCAATCAGCAGAGGAAATTAATCTAAAGCCTAAGTCTATTGGCAAGTTATTGGTATTCTCAGTGGCTATTGCTGTTGTTTGGTATTGTTTAATTACCTTGGGTACTGCATTGGCAATGACTAGTGATGAACTATCTAGCTCTTTTATGGCTACTGCAGATGCTCACGCAAATGTTTGGCAGGGTCAGTGGGCCGGAAACCTGACTGTATTAGGTGGCATTGCAGGAATTATTACCAGTTGGAATGCTTTTGTTCTTGGTGGCAGTAGAGCAATTTATGCGCTTGCAAAGTCGGGTCATCTACCATCGGCATTCGCAAAATTGCACCCAAAATATAAAACCCCCTATGTAGCGATTATCTTTATAGGTTGTTTGTGTGTGATATCACCGTTTTTCGGACGAACTATTTTGGTATGGTTAATAAATTCTGGCAGCTTTGCGGTGGTTATTGGTTATGGCATGGTTGCCTATGCATTCTTAAAGCTGAGACAGAAAGAACCTGATATGCCAAGACCATTTAGAGTAAAAAATGGTAAGTTTGTTGGCTATATGGCACTGATCGTTAGCTTGAGCTTAGGTTGGATTTATTTGCCTTGGGGGCCAAGTGCACTACTTTGGCCTTACGAATGGGCAATGGTTATAGCGTGGTTTTCTCTTGGCTTATTGTTCTTTGTTTGGGCAAAAGTCAGCCGTGCAAAAGCTAAATCGGATTCACTCGCCAAATAA
- a CDS encoding LrgB family protein — protein sequence MNSQQKLDAIWQLIQSSPLTGLLLTLSIYSLAAYLYKKSNHNPIVNPVIISIATIIIILLITGISYQDYFAGASLVHFLLGPAVVALAVPLFQQLHRIKKLLLPITITLICSVFIGSLSVIYISDWLGASLATQISLAPKSTSTPVAMGISENIGGIVSLTAGLATATGVIGAILGTKVFSLMKLKDDSVRGIAMGLTSHGIGTARAFQVSDRMGAFSGLAMAITAFTTAFLLPWILTFIGLI from the coding sequence ATGAATAGTCAGCAAAAATTAGATGCAATATGGCAGTTGATTCAATCTTCACCTTTAACTGGTTTGTTATTGACGTTATCTATATATAGCCTCGCTGCATACTTGTATAAAAAATCAAATCATAACCCTATAGTTAATCCGGTCATTATATCGATTGCGACAATTATTATTATATTATTAATTACCGGGATCTCTTATCAGGACTACTTTGCTGGCGCTAGCTTAGTACACTTTTTACTTGGTCCAGCAGTGGTTGCCCTAGCAGTGCCATTGTTTCAACAATTGCACCGCATAAAAAAATTACTTTTACCTATAACTATTACCCTAATTTGTTCGGTATTTATCGGCAGTTTATCTGTCATTTATATTAGTGATTGGTTAGGCGCTAGCTTAGCTACGCAAATTTCTTTAGCTCCGAAATCTACATCGACACCAGTGGCCATGGGAATTTCTGAAAATATCGGTGGTATTGTTTCTTTGACAGCTGGATTAGCAACTGCTACCGGAGTAATTGGAGCGATTTTAGGTACTAAAGTATTTTCTTTAATGAAACTCAAAGATGACAGTGTTAGAGGTATCGCCATGGGGTTAACATCTCATGGGATAGGTACTGCACGCGCATTTCAGGTTAGTGATCGGATGGGGGCATTTTCTGGTTTAGCAATGGCTATAACAGCATTTACCACAGCGTTCTTATTGCCATGGATTTTGACATTCATTGGCTTGATATAG
- a CDS encoding acyl-CoA dehydrogenase C-terminal domain-containing protein has translation MPEYKAPVRDVKFVMQELLDCDKHYQKLGFEDASLDMVDAIISEAAKFNEQVIAPINQVGDQQGCTWADGAVRTPDGFKQAYSQYVEGGWPTLSQPIEFGGQGLPSSLSTAIGEFTSAANHSFAMYPGLSHGCMATLEAHGSEQQKQMFLPKLVEGTWTGTMCLTEAHCGTDLGMLRTKAELNNDGTYRINGSKIFISAGEHDLSENIIHVVIARIPGSPEGTRGISLFIVPKFNVNDDGSISDENGVTCGSIEHKMGINGSATCVINFDNAKGHLIGEINRGLNCMFTFMNAARLGVANEGVAHADAAFQGSLAYAKDRLQMRSLTGPKNPDGAADPIIVHPDVRRMLLTQKSIAEGGRALIGYLAQLVDIVQVSKDDNAIAIAEANLALLTPIAKAFLTELGLECASHGVQVYGGHGYVQEWGMEQLMRDAKISCLYEGTTGIQALDLLGRKILGSKGELLKVFATEVSTFCMQNGQTAELTTYCQTLGGYIKELGEHTQMIASKAVANPDEVGAASVDYLMYAGYVTLAYFWAKMAKVATEKLAEGSSETAFYKAKVKTANFYFERILPRAKGHLACMTNGADSMMAITEEEFIF, from the coding sequence ATGCCAGAGTACAAAGCGCCCGTTCGCGACGTTAAGTTCGTGATGCAAGAACTGTTAGATTGCGACAAACACTATCAAAAATTAGGCTTTGAAGATGCAAGCCTTGATATGGTTGATGCCATTATAAGCGAAGCGGCAAAGTTTAATGAGCAGGTAATCGCACCAATCAATCAAGTAGGTGACCAACAAGGTTGTACATGGGCCGATGGTGCAGTTAGAACTCCCGATGGATTTAAACAAGCTTATAGTCAGTACGTTGAAGGCGGCTGGCCTACTCTTTCTCAACCAATCGAGTTTGGTGGTCAAGGATTACCTTCATCATTAAGTACAGCAATTGGCGAGTTTACCTCTGCAGCGAATCATTCTTTTGCAATGTATCCAGGTCTAAGCCACGGCTGCATGGCAACATTGGAAGCCCATGGTAGCGAGCAACAAAAACAGATGTTCTTGCCTAAGCTTGTTGAAGGCACGTGGACCGGCACCATGTGTTTAACAGAAGCACATTGCGGCACCGATTTAGGGATGTTACGCACTAAAGCAGAATTAAACAATGACGGCACATACCGTATCAATGGCAGTAAAATATTCATCTCCGCTGGAGAACATGACTTATCAGAAAATATCATCCACGTAGTTATTGCGCGTATTCCAGGCTCACCTGAAGGAACACGTGGAATTTCATTATTTATCGTACCTAAGTTTAACGTTAATGATGACGGTAGCATTAGTGACGAAAACGGAGTTACTTGTGGCTCTATTGAACACAAAATGGGAATCAACGGTAGCGCAACGTGTGTCATTAATTTTGATAATGCTAAAGGTCACTTAATTGGTGAGATTAATCGTGGATTAAATTGTATGTTTACCTTTATGAATGCAGCTCGTTTAGGTGTCGCTAATGAGGGAGTAGCTCATGCAGATGCAGCATTTCAAGGGTCATTAGCCTACGCTAAAGACCGATTACAAATGCGTTCATTAACGGGTCCAAAAAATCCAGATGGCGCCGCTGATCCAATCATAGTTCACCCTGATGTTCGTCGTATGTTATTGACACAAAAATCGATAGCTGAAGGTGGTCGAGCATTAATAGGCTATTTAGCGCAGTTAGTAGATATTGTTCAAGTCAGTAAAGATGACAATGCTATCGCCATTGCAGAAGCAAATTTGGCACTATTAACTCCTATTGCGAAAGCGTTTTTAACTGAGCTTGGCCTTGAGTGTGCCAGTCACGGTGTCCAAGTCTATGGTGGTCATGGCTACGTGCAAGAATGGGGCATGGAACAGCTAATGCGCGATGCTAAAATCAGTTGCCTTTATGAAGGTACGACAGGTATACAAGCTCTCGATTTACTTGGGCGAAAAATACTTGGCTCAAAAGGCGAACTATTAAAAGTCTTTGCTACCGAAGTTTCAACATTTTGCATGCAAAACGGACAAACAGCAGAATTAACAACATACTGCCAAACGTTAGGTGGATATATCAAAGAATTAGGTGAACACACTCAGATGATTGCAAGCAAAGCGGTGGCAAACCCTGATGAAGTGGGAGCCGCATCGGTCGATTACCTGATGTATGCTGGTTATGTGACATTAGCATATTTCTGGGCAAAAATGGCCAAAGTAGCGACCGAAAAACTAGCAGAAGGGTCAAGCGAAACAGCGTTCTATAAAGCCAAGGTTAAGACTGCTAACTTCTATTTTGAACGTATTTTGCCGAGAGCAAAAGGTCATTTAGCTTGTATGACTAACGGCGCTGATAGCATGATGGCTATTACGGAAGAAGAGTTTATTTTCTAA
- a CDS encoding DUF938 domain-containing protein: MTKNDNNTFMHNEFNTDNFSPSCERNKEVILEHLSPYFTEANSVLEIGSYSLQHALHFAAKHPQLEWQPSDQLIHQKALLRNLLSFPQKNIRSPIVIDVSDSSSWPCKPYDIVFTANTLHIMSFEHVKQLFANVPHRMTNNALLCVYGPFKYQGKYTSSSNEGFQQWLQERDKNSGIRDFEAVNQLALNAGLVLEKDISMPANNQLIIWKTQHDR; encoded by the coding sequence ATGACCAAAAACGACAACAACACCTTTATGCATAATGAGTTTAATACTGATAACTTTTCACCTTCTTGTGAGCGCAATAAAGAAGTCATATTAGAGCACTTGAGTCCCTATTTTACCGAAGCAAATTCGGTGTTAGAAATCGGTAGTTATTCATTGCAACATGCTCTGCATTTTGCAGCTAAACATCCGCAATTAGAGTGGCAACCGAGTGATCAATTAATTCACCAGAAAGCCCTTTTGAGAAACTTATTATCCTTCCCGCAAAAAAATATAAGATCTCCAATCGTAATAGACGTTAGTGATAGCAGTTCATGGCCTTGCAAGCCATACGACATTGTCTTTACCGCAAACACTTTGCACATTATGTCCTTTGAACATGTAAAACAACTATTTGCCAACGTACCTCACCGAATGACAAATAACGCATTACTTTGTGTCTACGGTCCATTTAAATACCAAGGAAAATATACAAGTAGTAGTAATGAAGGGTTTCAGCAGTGGTTGCAAGAAAGAGATAAAAACAGTGGCATAAGAGATTTTGAAGCGGTAAATCAGTTGGCATTAAACGCAGGCTTAGTTTTAGAAAAAGATATTTCAATGCCTGCGAATAATCAATTAATAATTTGGAAGACTCAACATGATCGCTAA
- a CDS encoding CidA/LrgA family protein, which translates to MNFIIGFIWLLAYQLLGEIMVIIFELSVSGPVIGLILLLLTLIVRGKEGEPLKSAADNLLSHLAMLFVPAGVGLMVHYQLLAKEWLAISVALVIGTVIMLFSCALIMKWSTKLFSKEVIDE; encoded by the coding sequence GTGAATTTTATTATTGGTTTTATATGGTTGTTAGCCTATCAATTACTAGGTGAAATAATGGTAATTATTTTCGAGTTGTCAGTTTCTGGCCCTGTGATTGGACTTATTTTGTTATTACTAACACTAATTGTTCGGGGGAAAGAAGGAGAGCCGCTAAAGTCAGCAGCGGATAACCTTTTGAGTCATTTGGCGATGTTATTTGTACCTGCAGGTGTTGGTTTAATGGTTCATTACCAATTATTAGCCAAAGAGTGGTTAGCTATTAGCGTGGCACTTGTTATAGGAACTGTCATTATGTTGTTTAGCTGCGCCCTAATAATGAAATGGTCGACTAAACTTTTCAGCAAAGAGGTGATTGATGAATAG
- a CDS encoding aromatic amino acid transaminase — MFGNLSALPADPILGLLAKYRTDSNPNKIDLGVGVYKDESGVTPILDCVKAAEKFRLDSEDTKVYIGPTGSPLFNDEMSKLIFSEHKVLEQNRARTVSTPGGTGALRVGAEFLASCKPGATIWVSDPTWANHTGLFQAAGLIVKTYPYYDYENKSLKFEEMMSTLASVGRDDIVLLHACCHNPSGMDLNQEQWQKVVALTKENGFTPFIDMAYQGFGDGLDEDAYGVRLMADNVEEMVLASSCSKNFGLYRERIGACTIIGKDTVTTEIANSVLLKVVRCIYSMPPAHGAAIVETILSSDELRQQWFDELAVMRNRINGNRQLLVDNLKAQGVNRDFSFINTQKGMFSFLGITPEQVQLLMDDYSIYMVGSSRMSIAGIADSNVEYLAKSIAKVL; from the coding sequence ATGTTTGGTAATTTATCAGCGCTACCTGCCGACCCTATTTTAGGATTGTTGGCAAAATATAGAACAGACTCGAACCCTAACAAAATTGATTTAGGTGTCGGTGTTTATAAAGATGAATCTGGCGTTACGCCAATTCTTGATTGTGTAAAAGCTGCTGAGAAATTTCGTTTAGATAGTGAAGATACCAAAGTCTATATTGGCCCTACAGGTTCACCTTTATTCAATGATGAAATGAGCAAGCTTATTTTTTCAGAGCACAAAGTGCTTGAGCAAAACCGGGCTCGTACCGTTTCAACTCCAGGTGGTACTGGTGCATTGCGCGTTGGTGCAGAATTTTTAGCGTCTTGTAAGCCTGGTGCTACTATTTGGGTAAGCGACCCTACATGGGCAAATCACACTGGCCTATTTCAAGCTGCCGGATTAATCGTTAAAACATACCCGTACTACGATTATGAAAACAAATCTCTTAAATTCGAAGAAATGATGTCTACACTTGCGAGTGTTGGTAGAGATGACATTGTATTGCTACACGCATGTTGTCATAACCCAAGCGGCATGGATTTAAACCAAGAGCAATGGCAAAAAGTTGTTGCTCTAACAAAAGAGAATGGGTTTACGCCGTTTATCGATATGGCTTACCAAGGCTTTGGTGACGGTTTAGATGAAGATGCGTACGGCGTACGTTTAATGGCCGACAATGTAGAAGAGATGGTTCTAGCCTCGTCTTGTTCTAAAAACTTCGGTTTATATCGTGAACGTATTGGAGCTTGTACCATTATTGGCAAAGATACGGTAACAACTGAAATTGCTAATTCAGTGTTACTTAAAGTGGTTCGTTGTATTTACTCAATGCCACCAGCACATGGTGCTGCAATTGTTGAAACAATTTTATCAAGTGACGAATTACGCCAGCAATGGTTTGACGAATTAGCGGTAATGCGAAATCGCATTAATGGCAATCGTCAATTATTAGTCGACAACCTAAAAGCCCAAGGTGTTAACCGTGACTTTAGTTTTATAAATACCCAAAAAGGCATGTTCTCTTTCCTCGGTATTACCCCTGAACAGGTTCAACTGCTGATGGATGATTACAGTATATACATGGTTGGTTCATCACGCATGAGTATTGCTGGTATAGCTGACAGCAATGTTGAGTACTTAGCAAAGAGTATTGCTAAAGTCCTGTAA
- a CDS encoding peptidylprolyl isomerase — translation MKKFILLIAFSLCSYSAVANEDSWRLVAPENMLLLELEYGNVVIELKPEFAPKNIAEFKRLIKTEMFNDAKFYRVVDGFVAQAGPKPSYQPRAMIPLEATKKLTAKDNYVAVETKDMFADETGFIDGFAVGVEDKSNQSWLLHCPGTVAMARSTEPNTAAGDFYAVIGQAPRYLDRNMSVIGRVVYGLEYLQKLDRFVITDEKQWPEMAGTSEIKAINLMADLPKDKQIQIEVWRTESKEFQSMLDSRRKRSHDFFIFKPKPVLDVCQVPNQGRLAE, via the coding sequence ATGAAAAAATTTATACTACTTATCGCTTTCAGTTTATGCAGTTATAGCGCCGTTGCTAACGAGGATAGTTGGCGATTGGTGGCACCTGAAAATATGCTATTACTCGAACTTGAATATGGCAACGTTGTGATTGAGCTCAAGCCTGAATTCGCACCCAAAAATATTGCAGAGTTCAAGCGTTTGATAAAAACCGAAATGTTTAATGACGCCAAGTTCTACCGAGTTGTCGATGGCTTTGTCGCGCAAGCTGGCCCTAAACCGTCTTATCAACCCAGAGCGATGATACCGCTTGAAGCGACCAAAAAACTGACAGCTAAAGACAATTACGTCGCTGTAGAAACTAAAGATATGTTTGCTGATGAAACAGGATTTATTGACGGCTTTGCCGTGGGAGTTGAAGACAAAAGTAATCAAAGTTGGCTGTTACATTGTCCTGGTACCGTTGCAATGGCACGAAGTACAGAGCCCAATACCGCCGCAGGTGATTTTTATGCAGTTATTGGTCAAGCACCACGTTATTTAGATCGGAATATGAGCGTGATTGGCAGAGTTGTTTATGGTTTAGAGTATTTGCAAAAGCTAGATCGATTTGTGATAACTGATGAAAAACAATGGCCAGAAATGGCCGGCACATCTGAGATAAAAGCGATTAACTTAATGGCAGACTTACCTAAGGATAAACAAATTCAGATTGAAGTGTGGCGCACAGAATCAAAAGAATTTCAAAGCATGCTCGATTCACGACGTAAACGCAGCCATGATTTCTTCATATTCAAACCAAAACCGGTACTCGATGTCTGCCAAGTACCTAATCAAGGCAGACTAGCTGAATAA
- a CDS encoding antibiotic biosynthesis monooxygenase family protein, translating into MIANTPKPPYYAVIFSSILNESDNQNYQKMAVTMENLAKQQPGFLGFESAREDIGITISFWRDLESIKQWKNNSEHKVAQQQGKDYWYKAYTTRICKVERDYHL; encoded by the coding sequence ATGATCGCTAATACTCCAAAACCGCCCTACTACGCGGTAATTTTTAGTAGTATTCTTAACGAAAGTGACAATCAAAATTATCAAAAAATGGCTGTAACCATGGAAAACCTGGCAAAGCAGCAACCAGGTTTTTTGGGATTCGAGTCTGCCCGCGAAGATATCGGAATCACTATTTCTTTTTGGCGTGATTTGGAATCGATTAAGCAGTGGAAGAACAATAGCGAGCATAAGGTCGCACAGCAACAAGGGAAAGATTATTGGTATAAAGCATACACCACCCGCATTTGTAAGGTAGAGCGAGACTACCATCTATAA
- a CDS encoding mechanosensitive ion channel family protein, which translates to MDAIESSDLLENVDIESIQQHLDTFIDLVITFGTKMFVALLVLWVTTWIVKRIVKLMDMAMTARKVEVTLHKFLLSIINIALRTISIIIFASMIGIETASLIALLGAAGLAIGLALQGSLANFAGGIIILFFRPFKAGDVIEAQGFEGTIHEIQIFNTIMITYDNRKVFIPNGLLSNGCLINDFSQRVRRVDMKFGVSYSDSVPKVKEVIQSVLDADERILKKPAADIWLAEHGDSSINFFVRPWVKSDDYWQVYFGIHEEMKLAFDREGISIPFPQRDVHMIPVENKA; encoded by the coding sequence ATGGATGCAATAGAATCTTCTGATCTTCTCGAAAACGTAGATATCGAATCAATACAACAACATTTAGATACCTTTATTGATTTGGTGATCACTTTTGGTACCAAAATGTTTGTTGCATTGTTGGTTTTGTGGGTTACTACTTGGATAGTAAAACGCATTGTTAAACTTATGGACATGGCGATGACTGCTCGTAAAGTGGAAGTCACTTTACACAAATTTTTACTTAGCATTATCAATATTGCTCTGCGAACAATATCAATTATCATCTTTGCATCGATGATAGGCATTGAAACTGCTTCCCTGATCGCTCTTCTAGGTGCTGCAGGTTTAGCTATTGGTTTAGCCCTACAAGGTAGTTTAGCTAACTTTGCAGGCGGTATCATAATCTTATTCTTCAGACCATTTAAAGCTGGTGATGTAATCGAAGCACAAGGGTTTGAAGGCACTATTCATGAGATTCAAATTTTCAACACCATTATGATTACTTATGACAATCGAAAGGTATTTATACCCAATGGTTTATTATCAAATGGTTGTTTGATTAATGATTTTAGTCAAAGAGTACGCCGTGTAGATATGAAATTTGGCGTTAGTTACTCAGATTCTGTTCCGAAAGTGAAAGAAGTTATTCAAAGCGTTTTAGATGCAGATGAAAGAATATTGAAAAAGCCTGCGGCAGATATATGGTTAGCCGAACACGGCGACAGTTCGATCAATTTCTTTGTACGCCCGTGGGTTAAGAGCGATGATTACTGGCAGGTTTATTTTGGCATACATGAAGAAATGAAATTAGCCTTTGATCGTGAAGGTATCAGCATCCCATTCCCACAACGAGATGTACATATGATACCGGTTGAAAATAAAGCCTAA